The DNA window CAGCTGTCCGTTCCCACGATCGGCATCGGCGCCGGCGACGGCACGGACGCGCAGGTTCTCGTGTGGCAGGACATGGCGGGTCTCAGCCCGACGACGGCGTCGTTCGTCAAGACCTACGCCAACCTCGCCGACACCCTGACCCAGGCGGCGCGGAGTTTCGCGGACGAGGTCGTCGCGGGGGACTTCCCGGACTCCGAGCACTCCTTCACCTGAGAGCTCCCGAGCCGGAGGGCCCGCCCTCCGGCTCGGGATGACCAACCCCGAACCGAATATTACTCAGCGGTAGAATCAGGGGATTCAGCGCGATGACAAACGGAGGCACGATGCGCATCTCCATGCCGCTGCAGTACGCCGGAGAGCCGAAAGAGGCCGTCGAGCAGGTGGCCGAACTGGAAAAGGTCGGCCTGGACACGGTCTGGGTAGCCGAGCTGTACGGGTACGACAGCCCCACTCTGATGGGCTACCTCGCGGCCCGCACCGAGCGGGTCAACATCGGTTCGGCCATCCTCCCGCTGTACAGCCGCACCCCCACCCTGATCGCACAGACCGCGGCCGGACTGGACTACCTCTCCGACGGGCGCGCCGTGCTGGGACTGGGCGCCAGCGGCCCCCAGGTCATCGAGGGGTGGCACGGTGTCCCCTACCGCAAGCCACTGGCGCGCACCCGGGACGTGGTCGAGGTGTGCCGCAAGGTCTGGGCCCGCGAGGACCGGCTCAGCCACGACGGGAAAACCGTCACCCTGCCGCTTCCCCCCGAGGAGGGCACCGGCCTGGGCAAACCACTGAAGATCATCAACCACCCGGTGCGCGGTTCCATCCCCATCTACGCGGCCTCGCTCGGGGAGAAGAACGTGGAGATGACCGCCGAGATCGCCAACGGATGGCTCCCCCACCTCTTCATTCCGGAGAAAGCCCACAGGGTCTGGGGGGACGCGCTGGCGGCCGGTAAGGCCAAGCGGGACCCGGCGCTGGGGGAGCTGGAGATCTCCGCCGGCGGGATGCTCGCCATCGGTGAGGACGAGGAGACGCGCAAGCTCGCCGACCTCACCCGACCGATGATCGCGCTGTACGTCGGGGGTATGGGCGCCAAGGGGGCGAACTTCTACAACAACGTCGCCCGCCGCTACGGGTACGAGGAAGCCGCGGAGAAGATCCAGGACCTCTACCTCGACGGGAAGAAGGACGAGGCCGCCGCCGCGGTCCCCGACGAGATGGTGGAGCTCACGAACCTCGTCGGCCCGGAGTCCTACGTGCGCGAGCGGGTCGAGGCCTTCCGGGAGGCCGGAGTCACCAACCTGAACGTGACCCCGGTCGGCGGTGACCCCGTCGCGCTCATCGAGAAGCTCAACAGCTGGATGTAGGCCGCATCCGGTGGTTCGCGGCTGGCCCGGGCACACCGCGGGGACGCCCGGGCCGGCCGGTCAGACGTCAGTGACGCGAAGTCCCGCGTGGGCCTTGTAACGCCGGTTGACGGCGATCACGTTCGCGGTGAGCGCCTCCACCTGGTGGGCGTTGCGCAACCGCCCGCCGTAGATCCCGCGCATCCCGGATATCCGGCTCGCCAGGGCGCGCACGGTGTCGGTGGCGTCCCGGTCGTCCCCGAGCACCAGGACGTCCAGCTCGACCTCGTCGACCGCCGGGTCCAGCAGCAGCACGCTGGAGACGTGGTGGAACGCCGCGACCACCCGGCTGTCGGGCAGCACGGCCTCGGCCTGCTGGGCAGCGCTGCCCTCCTCGACCTGCAGCGCGTAGGGGCCGCGCTTGTCGAACCCCAGGGGGTTCACGCAGTCCACGACGATCTTGCCCGCGAGTGGTTCCGCGAGCGAGGCGAGCAACTCCCGGTGCCCGTCCCAGGGAACGGCAACGATCACGATGTCGCCCTCCCGCGCGGCCCGGGCGTTGTCCGCACCACGGACCCCCAGGTGCGCACCGAGCTCGTCGGCCGCCGCCTGGGCACGCTCGGCGCTGCGCGACCCCAGTACCACGTCGTGCCCAGCCATGGCGAGCCGCAGCCCCAGGCCCCGGCCCTGGTCACCGGTTCCTCCCAGCACACTCACGGACAGTCCGCTGATATCGGGAAGATCGTAGGGAGATTTCTGCTGTTCTGACATGTACCCGATCATTCCAGTTGTGGATCAGCGAGGGGACACCAGTGGTCCGGGTGTCGGGTCCTGCTGCGGCAGCGGGGATGTATACGGCAGCATGGGCGGATGGACGCCCATCACGTAGCGGTACTGCGCGACCTCCTCGCATCGACCCCGTGGGTGGAACGCAGTGAGAAGTTCGCCCAAGCTCTTCGCCGCACCCGGGAGGCGGGAGGGTTGTTACTGATGGGGACACCGGGTGAGGAACCGTGGCACCTGGCCGCGCACCTGGACGACGAGAGCCGCTACGCCGGCCTTCCCCAGCTCTCCCCGAGCCTGGTGCGGTGGAGCCCGCCCCCCGATGCCCCCGCCCACCTCGGCATCGGTCTCGAGCGGCTGTCCGACACCCGGCGGGGGGACACCCTGTTCGTGGTGAACTCCGAGGAGGAGGCCCCCGTTCCCCTGTTGGAACGGGTCGACGACGCGCGCCGGAAGGGGGCCACCGTTCTCTCCATGGACCAGGGGGACCGAGAGCTGGGGGCGCTCGCGCACGAGGCGCTCAGTCTGACCCCGGAGGCCGCGCCGTTGACGTTCGACGGTCTGCAACACCTGGTCAGCACAGCAGCCGGGGATCCGCGGGAGGGTTCCGCCAGTGCTGGACTGCGTGAACGGGTTTCCCGGTTCCTCGACCTCGTCAGTGGTCCGCGCATCCCCGACTAGTGTTGTTCAGTCCCGGTCGTCCTGTTCGTCCCAGGCCTCGTTGCGTTCGGCTACGGTGCTCAGCGCAGCGGCGGCGGTGGCCTCATCGGGATAGGGACCCAACCGGTACTTCCCGGGACACCCGGGACCCTGTTCCGGTTTGCTGTGCCTGAGGCAGTACCACCACTGCTGATCCTCAGGAGTGTTGTTCTCCCAGTCACTCATACCCAACTCCTGTTGGACCCGTTACGGCGTTACGTCCGTGCATCCGGTCCCTACCCGCACATTCCGTTTCCGACGCGGACCTTTGGGTGTCGCTTGGGAACTACACTTGGCAGTCATGACTACCCCGTTGGTTCCCGGGCGTGTTTCCCCACCCCGTTCGGTGCCGCGCCATATCACGCGGCCGGAGTACGTTGGCAAGAAGCACCCCACCGAGGGGGTGCGCGGCGACGTCCAGTCCGCCGAGACCGTGGAGGCCATGCGCGAGGCGGGACGCATCGCCGCGCAGGCGCTGCAGGAGGTCGGCCGCCACGTCGCTCCGGGAACGACCACGGACGAGCTCGACCGTGTCGGCCACGAGTTCCTCTGCGACCACGGGGCCTACCCGAGCACCCTGGGGTACAAGGGATACCCCAAGTCGCTGTGCTCCTCGCTCAACGAGGTCATCTGCCACGGCATCCCCGACGACACCGTCATCGGCGACGGCGACATCGTCAACATCGACATCACCGCCTACATCAACGGTGTCCACGGCGACACGAACGCGACGTTCCTCGCCGGCGACGTCGACGAGGAGACCCGATCGCTGGTGGAACGCACCCGTGAGGCCACCTCGCGTGCCATCAGGGCGTGCCGCCCCGGGCGCCAGATCAACGTGATCGGCCGGGTGATCGAGTCCTACGCGAAGCGGTTCGGTTACGGGGTGGTGCGCGACTTCACCGGCCACGGTGTGGGCCCGGAGTTCCACTCCGGACTGGTGATCCCGCACTACGACGACCCGGGGGCGACCACCGTCATACAGCCCGGGATGACGTTCACGATCGAGCCCATGATCACGCTGGGCACGGTCGACTACGACGTGTGGGACGACGGATGGACCGTGGTCACCGCGGACCGGAGGCCCACGGCCCAGTTCGAGCACACCCTGCACATCACCGACGAGGGCGCCGAGATCCTCACGCAGCTCTAGGCTCTGTCCGCCGGGCAGAGCCTGGTCTCGGTCGCGGCGAGTCGTTAGGCTCGCCCCGTGAAGATCCTCATCTCCGCCGACATGGAAGGCGCGACCGGGGTCACCTGGGGCGCGGATGTGGAACCGGGAACGGAGCAGTGGCAGCGCTGCCGCGCCATGTTCACCTCGGATGTCAACGGCGCGATCGCCGGGTTCCTCGCCGGCGGCGCCTCCGAGGTCGTGGTGAACGAGGCGCACTCCACCATGCGGAACCTCCTGCTGGAGCAGCTCGACGAGCGCGCCACGATGCTGACCGGCAGGCACAAGGACCTGTCCATGGTCGAGGGCGTGCAGCACGGGGACACGGACGGTGCGGCGTTCCTGGGGTACCACAGCGGCGCCGGGGACAGCGGGGTCCTCGCGCACACCTACCTGCCGAACTCCATCACGGGGGTGTGGCTCGACGGGGAACCCGCGAGCGAGGGGCGCCTCAACGCCCGCGTCACCGCCGAGCACGGCTGCCCGGTCGTTCTGGTCACCGGCGACGACCGGGCGTGCGCGGACGCCGCCTCCTACGCCCCCGACGCCCGCACCGTGACGGTCAAGGAGTGCGTGTCGCGCTACGCCGCGGTGTGCCGTCCTCCCTCCCGCACGTTCACCGACATCGCGGCCGGCGCCGAGCAGGCCGTCGCGCTGGCAGGAAACACCGGACCGGGGCGCCGCGACCCGCTCACCGTGGAGGTCGAGACGGACGCCTCCCACCTGGCCGGCGCGGCGACGCTCGTTCCCGGGGTCGGCCGGGTCGGCACCCGGCGGGTGCGCTACACCTCCCCGAGCGCCTACGAGATGATCCGCACCTTCAAGGCGGTTACCACCCTGATCTCCAACGCGGCCGAGACCAGCTACGGGTAGGCGCGCTGCCCGGTGCGGGGCACGCCCGAAACGTGCCGCCGTGCCCGCGCAGCGGACCCGCCGGACGTTCCACCGGAAAGGAGTAGGACAGCGCGCTCCACCAGCGGGGAGCGGCCCTGGCTGTCCGGCACCATGACGAGCGAGACGCAGGCCACCGACCGGACCGCCGATGCCGAGGTCGTCCGGTTCACGTCCGAACTGATCCGGATCGACACCACCAATCACGGGGGAGGCCAGGGGTGGGAACGCCCCGCCGCGGAGTACGTCGCCGCGCGGTTGGGCGAGGCGGGTCTCTCCCCGCGGATCCTGGAGTCGGCTCCCGGCCGCGCCAACGTGGTCGCCCGGGTCCGGGGGAACGATCCCGACGCCCCCGCGCTGCTCGTACACGGCCACCTGGACGTGGTGCCGGCGGACCCGGAGCTGTGGAGCGCGCCCCCGTTCTCCGGCGAGGTCCGCGACGGGACGGTCTTCGGCCGTGGCGCGGTGGACATGAAGAACACCGATGCCATGCTGCTCGCGTTGGTGCGTTCCTGGGCGCGCACCGGGACGCGGCCGCGCCGGGACATCGTGCTCGCGTTCACCGCGGACGAGGAGGACAGCGCCGCCTACGGCGCGGAGTGGCTGGTGCGCGAGCACCCCTCGCTCTTCTCCGACTGCGCCGCGGGCGTCAGCGAGTCGGGCGCGTTCACGTTCCACGCGCGGACCGTTTCCGGTGAGCCCGTACGGCTGTACCCGGTCGGCGCGGGAGAGCGCGGCTCGGCGTGGTTGCGGCTGACAGCCTCCGGCACCGCCGGCCACGGCTCCAAGGCCAACGACGACAACGCGGTGGGAGCGCTGGCCGCCGCGGTCACCCGCATCGACTCCCATGCCTGGCCGGTCCGGCTCACACCCGTCACCCGGGCGGCCCTGGCCGGGATCGGGGACGCCGTGGGCAGGCCGGTCGACCCGGACGATGCCGGCTTCGACCCGCAGCGGGACCTGGAGAGCGTGCTGGCGGACTTCGGCCCGGCCGCCTCCCTCGTGCGGTCCACGCTCCGCAACAGCACGAACCCGACCGTGCTGGAGGCCGGCTCCAAGGTCAACGTCATCCCCTCAAGGGCTTCCGCCCTGGTGGACGGGCGGATCCTTCCCGGCTGCGCCGAGGAGTTCCACACCACTCTCGACGAGCTCACCGGGGACCGCGTGGAGTGGGAGTACACCCACCGCTCCCCCGCACTGCTCTCCCCCGTGGACTCCCCCGTGTTCGCGGCGATGCGGGAGGCGCTGCTCGCGCACGACCCCGATGCGCACGTCGTCCCGGTCTGCCTCTCCGGCGGCACCGACGCCAAACAGTTCTCCGAGCTCGGCATCCCCGGGTACGGCTTCTCCCCGTTGCGCCTTCCGCCGTCACTGGACTACGGCGCGCTCTTCCACGGTGTTGACGAACGGGTGCCCGTCGACTCCCTCACGTTCGGTGTGCGGGTACTGGACCGGTTCCTCACGACAGTCTGACAAGGAGCAAGGACTCACGGTGACACAACGCATCCTGCCGCACGGTTCATGGCCCTCCCCGATATCGGCCGACGACGTCGCCCACCGCAGCGGCGCGCCCAACTGGCCCGCGGCGCTCGGCGACGAGGTCTTCTGGACGGAGTCCCGACCCGCGGAGGGCGGGCGGGTCACCGTGTGCCGGAGACGGCTGAGGGAAGCCGGGGAGGCCGCGACGGTTCTGCCCTCCCCGTGGAACGTCCGCAGTCGGGTGCACGAGTACGGCGGTCAGCCCTACACCGCATTGCGCGGCGCGGAAGGGACGACGCTCGTCTTCAGCGAGTTCAGCGACCAACGGCTGTACCGCCACCCCCCGGACTCCGACCGCTCCCCCGCGCCCCTCACCCCGGAGCCCGGGGTTCCCAGCGCCGTGCGGTACGTGGAACCCGTCGCCGGACCCGGCGGGGACGAGGTGTGGTGCCTGCGCGAGACCCGCACCGGCCCGGCACCCACTGACGTGGCACGGGCGCTCGTCGCCGTGCCGCTGGACGGGTCGGCGGCGCGGGACGCCGGCGCGGTGCGGGTGGTGGCCTCGGGGCCCCGCTTCCTCGCGTGTCCGCGCGTCTCCCCCGACGGTCGGCGCCTGTCCTGGATCGGCTGGGACCACCCGAACATGCCGTGGGACTCCACGTTCCTGTACGTCGCCGAGATCGCGGCGGACGGAACGGCGTCGGGGGTACGCACCCTCGCGGGCGGCGACGACGAGGCCGTGGTGCAGGCAGAGTGGTCCGGTGAGACCACGCTGTACTGCGTCACCGACCCCTCCGGCTGGTGGAACCCGCACCGGATCACCCTGCCTGAGCCGGAGGGCGGCACCGCCCCGAGCAGCGCCCCGCCGGAACCGGTGAACCTGGCCCGGCGGGAGGAGGAGTTCGGCGGCCCCCTGTGGCAGTTGGGCCAGCGGTGGCTGCTACCGCTGCGCGACGGCCGGCTCGCCACGCTGCACGGGCGGGGAGCGCTCTCGCTGGGGATCCTCGCGCCGGACACGGGAGACATCACGGACCTAGCGAGCCCGCACACCGAGTGGACGGCCAAACTCGCCGTCGCGGGCGCGGACGGCCGGACCCTCGTGGGGATCGCCGCCTCCCCCGACATCCCGGCCGAGGTGGTCGCCGTCTCCCTTTCCGACGGAACGTGGCAGCCGCTGAACAGGGCGTCCGGAGCGGCCGAGGACGACCCCCACCGCGCCTACTTCCCGAATCCGCGGGAACGGCGGTTCACCGGCCCGGACGGACGCGAGATCCACGCCAGTCTGTACCCGCCGCGCAACCCGGACGCGGCCGCGCCGCACGGGGAGCTCCCCCCGTACGTCGTCTGGGCCCACGGCGGTCCGACGGGCCGCTCGCCCATGGTGCACGACCGGGAGATCGCCTACTTCACCAGCCGCGGTCTGGGCGTCGTGGAGGTGAACTACGGCGGTTCCACCGGTTACGGCCGCGCCTACCGGGAGCGGCTCCGCGGGAACTGGGGGGTCGTCGACGTGCAGGACTGCGTGGCGGTGGCCCGGGAGCTGGGCGAGGAAGGCTCCGTGGACCCGCAGCGGCTGGCCATCCGAGGCGGCAGCGCCGGGGGGTGGACCACCGCCGCGGCGCTCGCCTTCACGTCGGTCTTCCAGTGCGGGACGATCCTGTGCCCGATCGTGGACCTGGTGGGATGGCGCACCGGCGAGACGCACGACTTCGAGTCGCAGTACCTGGAAACCCTGGTCGGCCCGTGGCCGCGGGAGAGGGAGCGCTACGAGCAGCGCTCGCCGGTGAACCACGCCGCCTCCGTCACAGCGCCCTTCGTCCTCCTCCAGGGGTTGGAGGACGAGATCTGTCCGCCCGTGCAGTGCGAACGGTTCCTCGCGGGCTTCGAGGGCCGCGACGTACCGCACGCCTACCTGACGTTCGCGGGTGAGCAGCACGGCTTCCGGAAGGCGGAGAGCGTCCGCGCGGCGGTGCAGGCCGAGCTCTCGCTGTACGCCCAGGTGTTCGGTTTCGAGACGGACGCGGCCGCGGTCGCGCTGCGGCCGCACGGATGAGCCCCGGCCTCACCCGGCCGCCGCGGTTGCGGCCCGGCGACCGGGTCTCCGTCGTGGCTCCGTGCAGCCCGGTGGCGCGCGACCAGCTCACCACGGCGCTGCGGACCCTGCGCTCGTGGGGGCTGGATCCGGTTCCCGCACCGCACCTGTGGGACCGTCATCCCGGCTTCCGCCACCTGGCGGGCGAGGACGCCAACCGGGCGCGGGACCTGCGGGATGCCTGGCTGGACCCGGACACCTCAGCGGTGTTCTGCGCCCGCGGCGGCGACGGCGCGCACCGGGTCCTGGACCTGCTGGACTTCGACGCGCTGCGGCGGGGGCGGGTCAAACCCCTCGTCGGGTTCAGCGACGTGACAGCGTTGCACGAGGCGTTCGCCGTCGAGCTCGGAGCCGCCACCCTGCACGGTCCGGTGCTGGCGAGCAGGTACTTCGCCGAGGACGCGGTCAGCGCGGAGGAACTGCGCGCCACCCTGTTCGACCCCCGGTCCCGGCAGCGGTTGACCTCACCGCGGGCGCGCCCCCTGTTCGGCGGAACCGCGCGCGGGGTCACGCTCGGCGGCAACCTGAGCCTCCTCAGCGACAGTGTCGCCGCCCCGCACAGCCGCCCCTCGGCAGCGGGCGGGCTGGTGCTTCTGGAGGACGTGGGTGAGGACGTCTCGCGGATCGACAGGATGGTCACCCACCTGCTGCGCAGCGGGTGGCTGCGGGACGCGGCCGGGGTTGTGCTGGGCTCGTGGACGGACTGCACCCCGGACCCGGAGGCGGTCCGGAGACTGATGCGGGAACGGCTGGCTCCGCTGGGTGTGCCGGTGGTGTGGGGACTGTGGTTCGGGCACTGCGGCGGGCAGCTCACCGTCCCGCTGGGGGTCGGCGCGACACTGGACGCGGACGCCGGCACGCTCACGCTGGACGAGCCCGCCCTGCGGTGATCTCAGGGGCGCGGCTCGCCGAGGAAGGCGCGCAGCAGGACCTCGCTGCCCTCCAGGTGTTCGCCGATGGCGGCGCGGGTGGCGTCCGGGTCCTGGGCGAGGATCGCCTCGACGATGGTGCGGTGCTGGACGTTGCTGTGTTCCAGGTTCCTGGCCAGCATCGGCATCGCGTTCAGCAGCTCGTTGATCCGCATCCGGACGTCCGCCAGCGTCGTCGACAGCGAGGCCGAACCGGCGAGCTCGGCGATGGTGAGGTGGAAGTCGGTGTCGTGGCGGCGGTAGTCCTCCACGGCGGCCGCCTCCACCTCGGCGAGGCGTGTGTTCAACAGCTGGCGCTGTTCGCTGGTGAGGCCGGTCTCCGCCAGTCGGACCCCCGCGCCGACCTCGAGGACGCGGCGGAAGGCGAACAGGTCCTCCAGACCGCCGTCGAGGGTGTGCAGCACCCGCAGCGCCTCCTCGCGGCTGGGCCGGGGTGGCACGTAGGTGACGAAGGTGCCTCCGCCCCGGCCGCGGCGAGGCTCGACGTACCCGGCCTCCTGGAGTGCGCGGATGGCCTCGCGCAGCGTGATCCGGCTGATTCCGAGTCGGGCGGCGAGGTCGCGTTCGGCGGGGAAGCGCTCGCCGGGGACCACGACGCCCAGCTTGATGGCCGAGAGCAGCCGCTCCACGGTCTCCTCGAACGCGTTCCCGCCGCGGACCGTGCGGAAAACGGCGCCGAACGCCGGGCCGACCTGTGGCTCCGCCCCGTCCTGCATCGCGCCCTTTCCGACAGTTGCCGCTCCCGCCCCCACCCTAGGCCCTGTGGGACGGACGCTCGTCCCGCCGCGCGTCGCGCGGCGCCGCGCCGGCGGCGCAGCAGCCACCGGCCGTGCCGGCTCGGCGCTGGCCACGCCGCCCGCGACGAACAGCGTCCGCCGCACGGGGCCCGGAACCGCCCGGGGGTCAGCTGAGTTCGGACTCGGCGCGCTCGAGCATGGCGAACTCCTCCTCGGGGGCGTTGGCCACGAGCCGGTGCCGGGAGTAGGTCAGGAAGTAGACGAGGAACACGGCGAATATGGCCGCGGCGATACCCGCGCCCACCATGTCGACGAAGAACGTCGCCGCCACCGCGCACAGCGCCAGTGCCAGCGCTGTTCCGGTGGTGAGGGTTCCTCCCGGTGTGCGGAAGGGGCGCCGCAGTTCCGGTTCGCGGCGGCGCAGCACGATGTGCGACACCATCATCAGGGCGTAGGAGACGGTGGCCCCGAACACCGCGATGTTGATCAGCTTGTCGCCGTTGCCCACGGCGGTGGCCAGCGCGAACCCGATGGTTCCCGGCACGATCAGGGCGAGGTAGGGGGTCTTGCGTTTTCCGGTGACCGAGAGCCACCGGGGCAGGTAGCCGGCGCGGGAGAGCGCGAACAGCTGCCGCGAGTAGGCGAAGATGATGGAGAAGAAGGAGGCGACGAGGCCTGCCAGGCCGACGTAGTTGACGATGTCGGCGATCAGGGGGTTGCCGCCGTAGGCCTCCCGCAGCGCCTCGGGCAGGGGGTTGTCCGAGCTGGCGAGCGCGCTCGCGCCCGCCCCGCCGGGTGCGAGTACCAGCATGCAGGCGGCCGTCACCAGCAGGACGCCCATACTCGCGATGATGCCGCGCGGCATGTCCCGGGCCGGGTTGCGTGCTTCCTCCGCGGCGAGGGGGACTCCCTCGACGGCGAGGAAGAACCAGATACCGAACACGAATGCGCTGAGCACCCCGGCGTACCCGAACGGGAGGAAGGCGCTGGCTCCCGCCGCGTCGGTGGGGGTGATGTCGACGAGGTTCCCCGGGTCGAACCGGGGGATCATGCCGACGGTGAACACCGCCAGGGCGAGCATGGCCACCCCGGTGATGACGAACATCAGTCGCAGCGCCTCACCGACGCCCCACACGTGGATGCCGACGAACACCGCGTAACAGGCGAGGTAGACCGGCCAGGCGTTGGTAATCCCGAACAGCCCGAGCGCCTCGACGTAGCCGCCGATGAACACCGCGATCGCGGCCGGGGCGATGGAGTACTCGATGAGGATCGCCGTTCCGGTGGCGAACCCGCCGATCGGCCCCATGGCGCGGCGGGCGAACCCGTATCCGGCGCCCGCCGTGGGGAGGGTGGAGGCCAGTTCGGCCAGACCGAGCACCATGAAGAGGTACATCGTGCCCATGAGGACGGTGGCGATGAGCAGCCCGCCCCAACCGCCCTCACCGATTCCGAAGTTCCAC is part of the Haloactinospora alba genome and encodes:
- a CDS encoding S9 family peptidase, whose amino-acid sequence is MTQRILPHGSWPSPISADDVAHRSGAPNWPAALGDEVFWTESRPAEGGRVTVCRRRLREAGEAATVLPSPWNVRSRVHEYGGQPYTALRGAEGTTLVFSEFSDQRLYRHPPDSDRSPAPLTPEPGVPSAVRYVEPVAGPGGDEVWCLRETRTGPAPTDVARALVAVPLDGSAARDAGAVRVVASGPRFLACPRVSPDGRRLSWIGWDHPNMPWDSTFLYVAEIAADGTASGVRTLAGGDDEAVVQAEWSGETTLYCVTDPSGWWNPHRITLPEPEGGTAPSSAPPEPVNLARREEEFGGPLWQLGQRWLLPLRDGRLATLHGRGALSLGILAPDTGDITDLASPHTEWTAKLAVAGADGRTLVGIAASPDIPAEVVAVSLSDGTWQPLNRASGAAEDDPHRAYFPNPRERRFTGPDGREIHASLYPPRNPDAAAPHGELPPYVVWAHGGPTGRSPMVHDREIAYFTSRGLGVVEVNYGGSTGYGRAYRERLRGNWGVVDVQDCVAVARELGEEGSVDPQRLAIRGGSAGGWTTAAALAFTSVFQCGTILCPIVDLVGWRTGETHDFESQYLETLVGPWPRERERYEQRSPVNHAASVTAPFVLLQGLEDEICPPVQCERFLAGFEGRDVPHAYLTFAGEQHGFRKAESVRAAVQAELSLYAQVFGFETDAAAVALRPHG
- the map gene encoding type I methionyl aminopeptidase, with protein sequence MTTPLVPGRVSPPRSVPRHITRPEYVGKKHPTEGVRGDVQSAETVEAMREAGRIAAQALQEVGRHVAPGTTTDELDRVGHEFLCDHGAYPSTLGYKGYPKSLCSSLNEVICHGIPDDTVIGDGDIVNIDITAYINGVHGDTNATFLAGDVDEETRSLVERTREATSRAIRACRPGRQINVIGRVIESYAKRFGYGVVRDFTGHGVGPEFHSGLVIPHYDDPGATTVIQPGMTFTIEPMITLGTVDYDVWDDGWTVVTADRRPTAQFEHTLHITDEGAEILTQL
- a CDS encoding LLM class F420-dependent oxidoreductase encodes the protein MRISMPLQYAGEPKEAVEQVAELEKVGLDTVWVAELYGYDSPTLMGYLAARTERVNIGSAILPLYSRTPTLIAQTAAGLDYLSDGRAVLGLGASGPQVIEGWHGVPYRKPLARTRDVVEVCRKVWAREDRLSHDGKTVTLPLPPEEGTGLGKPLKIINHPVRGSIPIYAASLGEKNVEMTAEIANGWLPHLFIPEKAHRVWGDALAAGKAKRDPALGELEISAGGMLAIGEDEETRKLADLTRPMIALYVGGMGAKGANFYNNVARRYGYEEAAEKIQDLYLDGKKDEAAAAVPDEMVELTNLVGPESYVRERVEAFREAGVTNLNVTPVGGDPVALIEKLNSWM
- the eat gene encoding ethanolamine permease — encoded protein: MTQRPPTHAHGAGYAHVDDEYLRNRQLRRGAAGWLLLAGLGVSYVISGDFAGWNFGIGEGGWGGLLIATVLMGTMYLFMVLGLAELASTLPTAGAGYGFARRAMGPIGGFATGTAILIEYSIAPAAIAVFIGGYVEALGLFGITNAWPVYLACYAVFVGIHVWGVGEALRLMFVITGVAMLALAVFTVGMIPRFDPGNLVDITPTDAAGASAFLPFGYAGVLSAFVFGIWFFLAVEGVPLAAEEARNPARDMPRGIIASMGVLLVTAACMLVLAPGGAGASALASSDNPLPEALREAYGGNPLIADIVNYVGLAGLVASFFSIIFAYSRQLFALSRAGYLPRWLSVTGKRKTPYLALIVPGTIGFALATAVGNGDKLINIAVFGATVSYALMMVSHIVLRRREPELRRPFRTPGGTLTTGTALALALCAVAATFFVDMVGAGIAAAIFAVFLVYFLTYSRHRLVANAPEEEFAMLERAESELS
- a CDS encoding M20/M25/M40 family metallo-hydrolase; its protein translation is MTSETQATDRTADAEVVRFTSELIRIDTTNHGGGQGWERPAAEYVAARLGEAGLSPRILESAPGRANVVARVRGNDPDAPALLVHGHLDVVPADPELWSAPPFSGEVRDGTVFGRGAVDMKNTDAMLLALVRSWARTGTRPRRDIVLAFTADEEDSAAYGAEWLVREHPSLFSDCAAGVSESGAFTFHARTVSGEPVRLYPVGAGERGSAWLRLTASGTAGHGSKANDDNAVGALAAAVTRIDSHAWPVRLTPVTRAALAGIGDAVGRPVDPDDAGFDPQRDLESVLADFGPAASLVRSTLRNSTNPTVLEAGSKVNVIPSRASALVDGRILPGCAEEFHTTLDELTGDRVEWEYTHRSPALLSPVDSPVFAAMREALLAHDPDAHVVPVCLSGGTDAKQFSELGIPGYGFSPLRLPPSLDYGALFHGVDERVPVDSLTFGVRVLDRFLTTV
- a CDS encoding M55 family metallopeptidase — translated: MKILISADMEGATGVTWGADVEPGTEQWQRCRAMFTSDVNGAIAGFLAGGASEVVVNEAHSTMRNLLLEQLDERATMLTGRHKDLSMVEGVQHGDTDGAAFLGYHSGAGDSGVLAHTYLPNSITGVWLDGEPASEGRLNARVTAEHGCPVVLVTGDDRACADAASYAPDARTVTVKECVSRYAAVCRPPSRTFTDIAAGAEQAVALAGNTGPGRRDPLTVEVETDASHLAGAATLVPGVGRVGTRRVRYTSPSAYEMIRTFKAVTTLISNAAETSYG
- the npdG gene encoding NADPH-dependent F420 reductase; translated protein: MSEQQKSPYDLPDISGLSVSVLGGTGDQGRGLGLRLAMAGHDVVLGSRSAERAQAAADELGAHLGVRGADNARAAREGDIVIVAVPWDGHRELLASLAEPLAGKIVVDCVNPLGFDKRGPYALQVEEGSAAQQAEAVLPDSRVVAAFHHVSSVLLLDPAVDEVELDVLVLGDDRDATDTVRALASRISGMRGIYGGRLRNAHQVEALTANVIAVNRRYKAHAGLRVTDV
- a CDS encoding FadR/GntR family transcriptional regulator, coding for MQDGAEPQVGPAFGAVFRTVRGGNAFEETVERLLSAIKLGVVVPGERFPAERDLAARLGISRITLREAIRALQEAGYVEPRRGRGGGTFVTYVPPRPSREEALRVLHTLDGGLEDLFAFRRVLEVGAGVRLAETGLTSEQRQLLNTRLAEVEAAAVEDYRRHDTDFHLTIAELAGSASLSTTLADVRMRINELLNAMPMLARNLEHSNVQHRTIVEAILAQDPDATRAAIGEHLEGSEVLLRAFLGEPRP
- a CDS encoding S66 peptidase family protein, which produces MSPGLTRPPRLRPGDRVSVVAPCSPVARDQLTTALRTLRSWGLDPVPAPHLWDRHPGFRHLAGEDANRARDLRDAWLDPDTSAVFCARGGDGAHRVLDLLDFDALRRGRVKPLVGFSDVTALHEAFAVELGAATLHGPVLASRYFAEDAVSAEELRATLFDPRSRQRLTSPRARPLFGGTARGVTLGGNLSLLSDSVAAPHSRPSAAGGLVLLEDVGEDVSRIDRMVTHLLRSGWLRDAAGVVLGSWTDCTPDPEAVRRLMRERLAPLGVPVVWGLWFGHCGGQLTVPLGVGATLDADAGTLTLDEPALR